A stretch of DNA from Treponema pectinovorum:
TTTCTGCCTGCAAAAATGTATTTTGGTCATCGCAAACTGCAATCTGCGGTGAAGACGTTGTAAAAAAAGACGTTTTTTATGATTTTGATGAAGTGAACGGTTCTTGGGCAAAACGAGAACAGCCACACGTTCAAAACGAAGGTTCTATTCAAAATGGCAAATATCGTGTTTTTTTGGGCGAAACACTCAATAAAAAATATTCCAACAGCCTTTATGTAAGAACTGTTTCTGGCAAAGCGGTTACCAGAGCGTATTTCCCTGAAACTGCAATAAAGGGCGGAAATTCAAAACAAATTTCAATTTTAATAGATGCTTTGGACGATTCTTCTGGTTTGAGCGAGATAATTTTAATCTTAAAAAAATACGATATAAAGGCGACTTTTTTTATAAATGGCGAATTTATCCGTCGCTATCCAAAAGAAACATCTCAGATTGCAAAAAGCGGATACGACTGCGCTTCTATGTTTTTTACAAATGCGGATTTAACGGCTAAAGGCTTTGTAGTTGATGAAGACTTCATAAGGCGCGGACTTGCAAGAAATGAAGATGAATTTTTTGTTTCCACAGGAAGTGAATTAAACCTCTTATGGCATGCTCCTTTTTATAAATCAAACGAAAAGATAAAATTTGCTGGAAAAAAAAGTGGCTATAGATATGTGGAAGCCGGAAGATTTTGTTTAGACACAATCACTTTGGAAGAATCTTCATTAGGAAAATCTGGTTACCTAAGCGCAGCGGATTTGGTTGAGTTTTATGCGGAAAATGCGACAGAAGGGGCTGTAATTCCTGTAAGCACTGGAATTTCAAAAGGAAGCCGCACAGACTATCTTTACGAAAAGCTCGACCTTTTAATAGAAGCCTTGATTCAACAAGGCTTTGAAATAGTCGATTTAAAAAAGATTTAGTTTTTTAAAATCTTAAGGCGACGAGTTTTCCTAAAAGTTTTTTTAAAGCATTCGCCTTTGTTACAGAGCGATCTGCAACCAGAGGAACTGTCTCTAAAACGGTATCGCCAAGTTTATATGAAATCTGTCCAAATACTTGTCCAACTTGAACGTCTTTGTCTATGTATTTTGGAATTTGCACTTGGGCAACTATGGAAGCGGCATCTTCTTGTACGGTTTGTGCTTTTATATGCGGAACTGTTATGCTGTTGTTCCACGCTGGAAGCAGATTTATGAATTTTTCTTTTGAACCTAAGCAGGCAACTGTATATGTTTGTGCTGTGTTTTTTTGCGGAAAATAATCTGCAAAAGAGGAAAATGCCCATTCCATCAGTTTTGTGCCATCTTGAACTCTGTAAAAATTGCCTTCTATTGAGTTTGTTCCTGGTCCTCTCATCGTTACAGATAAGAATCTAGTTTCTTCTCTGCTTGCTGTAAGCGCCAAATTATAACCACTTTCGTAGATAAAACCAGTTTTTAAACCGTCGCAACCTTTCAATCGATTTAAAAGAGGATTTGTGTTTTTTTGAGTTATTGCAAGGCTGTCGCCTTTTTCTGTTTGCCATGATGGAAGATTTTTTTGCAGAGGATAGGATATTTCATTTAATGAATGAAAATCTTTTAAACTTTGGGGATAGCGATTTATGTATATCCTGCAAAATTCTGCAAGTTCGCGTGCAGTGGTCAAATTATTTTCTGAATATCCGCTTGGCTCCTCAAAATGAGTCTTTTCTAGTCCCAAAGCCTTTGCTTCGTAATTCATTCTCTTTATAAAATCTTTTGTGTTTCCGGATATTCTATAAGCAAGTGCGAGTGCGGCATCGTTTCCAGAAGCGACTGCCAGACCTTTTAAAAGTTCATTTACGCTAACTTTCTGCCCCTGTCCCAAGAACATGAGGCTTGAGTCTCTCGGCAAGTTTACAGCCCAACTTATTTCTGGAGGTTCAACCAATTCATCCAGAGAAAGATTTCCTGCTTCAATCTCTTTAAACGCTATGTACATTACAAAAAGTTTTGTGATGCTCGCCGGCGGGATTATTTGGTCAGCATTTTTTTCAAAAAGGATGCAACCGTTACTCGTGTCTATTAGGATTGCAGAACCGCTTGCAAGATTCATTTTTGCTTCGACAGTCGGGTAGGGAAGCGGTTTTAACCCTTGTCCGCGTTGTTCAGAATATGTGCGATTTAAAAACGAAGTTAAAGTTGCACTCTGTTCTAAAGAAAGCGGTTTTACATTTTTTGGATTTAGATAAGTTGAAGACCACAAAAAAAACGAAAGGAAAAGTATGCAGAATAAGGCAACAACGCTCGATATGGCTACAACTTTTTTTTGAGAGGGATTCAAGTTTTTAATTTTTTGTGGGAGTTGATTTTTCATTCTTTTTATCTTAATGAAAATTAAAAAAAAAAGCAGGCTCCAAAGAACCTGCTCAAGTATTTTAATATTTTTTATTTTGCAAGGCTATCGATAACTTTTTGCTCGTAGGAAGCCCAATATTTGTCGTAGCACTGCATTTTGCCATTCTGATCAACTGTGAACATCAATTTGCCGTCGTTATTTTCGCCCATTGCATTTTTTGGCGGAACTATGGAAGCTGCAAGTCCTGGAATGTTCTTTTTTATTTCTTTTGCAAATTCTCCTGCAACAATAAATCCTCCAAGTTTGTTGTTGTGTGTTGAATCTCCTGCAAACATCAATTCGCGCGCTTCTTTATTGCTACCGCAGTCTGCATATGCTTTTTCGTACAATGCTTTTGTAATTTCAAAACCATCGATTAAAAGGATTTTCTTTTCTTTTGCAAGTTGCCTTACCGCTTCTACATAAGCGTTTTTGTGAGATATCTGCGTTTTTGTCGAGGTTTCTTTTGAATCGTGATGAGGAGTTATTTTGCCTTTGCCATCAAAGTACATTCGACTTACAGGTGTTACGAGCACAGGGGTTGCTCCAGCTTCTAAGGCAACATTTACATATTGCATCAAATACCACTTGTAAGTGCCTCCGCTGTTGTATGAATAGAAAGTTGTTCCGTACCTGTCTACATAACTGTCTGGAGTGCGAACTTTTTTTCCTTCGCTTATAGGATAGATTCCTTCTTTATTTGGTTCGCCAAGTGGCACATAACGATCTTCAAGATAGCCAGAACCGTTTGAGCTGTCGTTGTGCCCAAATTGAATAAAAAGAAAGTCGCCCTTTGAAATTTGCTGTCTTATTTTTTCTAAAGAACCTTCGTTTATGAAGTTGCGGCTTGAACGCCCTCCGTTTGCATAATTTTGAACGCTCACCGCTCCATTAAAAAAGCACTGCAAAAATTCTCCCCAACCGCCTTCATTTCTTGTTTGTCCTGCACTCCACATTCCTAAAGCAGAATAATCTTTACACGTTGAATCCGAAGCTAAAAATACATTCACTTTGCCTTCCGCTCGTGGTCTAATAGAAGTTGCCTTTGATGGAATTGAATATCCTTCGTTTATCTTTTTGTCTAAACTTACGATTATAGGTTTTGCAGTTGCACCGCCGCGCGACATTGGACTTATAACCGCTTTGATGTAAAATCCTGAATCTTCTTTTGAAATGAGATAGGTTTTATTTGCGTAACCAGTGCTCTGTTTTACCAAAGTTTCATTTTTATCCTTAGTGCGATACCATTGAATTAAAGAAACATCGTCATCTTTTCCTAAATATTCGTAGTGTAGTGTTATTGTGTGCCCTGGATATGGCGTGTTGATGTCGTCGTCGGTTGTAAAGCTTGCTTTTTTTATCTTTACTTCGCCACCTTTTGGCTCGCTGTAATATACAGGAGTCCAGTCGGCAAAGTAGTTTTTTGGAGAATAAGCAGATGAATCTGCAATAAGTTTTCCTCCGTTGCGATTAGAAGTGTCAACAGTTTTTGAATTCCACATAGTGTTGTATTCAAAAAAGTTTGCGTTTTCAGCTTTGTTGCCACTCATTTCTGTCCAGCCAGCAGGACTTATTATTCCGTCATAACCGAGTATCGTGTTTACAAAGGCAACAGAGGCATTTGCACCCCACGGTCTTCCAAATACGCAAGGGGCTTGCATATTGTTGGTGTCGGCACTTACGGTGCAGTTGTAAAAAAGATAGCCTTTTAAATTTGCGGTTCGAGCGGCTGTTATGTATCCACCATTTTTTGAATCTGAATATCCTGCTATACAGATTTCAGAATTTTCAAAAACTACATCTCCATCACCAAAGATGAAATCCGTATTGCCTTCGATATAGCAGTTTTTAAAATATCCGCGGATTCCAGCTCCTGTGTACAAAGTATCTTGAGAGCCAAGGAATTTGCACTTTAAGAATTCGCTCCGGTCTGCTTCTACACAGATTGCTGCAGAGCGTTCTGTTGCTTTTTTAGACTGAACATCTGAATTCAATTTGCGTTTAAAGTTTATAGTCGCTCCATCGCATTCAACTCCGTCCTGTAGTTCTTCCGCAGTTACATATTTGTTAAAGGAAGTTTCAAAGGTAATCCCTTCTGCACGAAAGTACAAAGCATCTTTTTTTATGTAGGTTGCAACTCCCCATCTTGCAACGCTTTTTTTGTCAAATTTGTCGTATGCACGCTCTTCATCGTAATATCCGCTTAAATCCGCTGAATAATATGAATAGCCGATTCCGTAGTACCAGGTGAGTTTTACTTCCTTGTTTGGATTTGCATTTTTTAAAGTGATGTAAGGAGTGTCGATTATAAGTTGTGCCCTGTAAACTCCGGGAGCAATGATGATTGTAATTCTGTCTGCTTCGGATTTTGGAGCCATAGCGTGTGCTGCCTGGAGGGCAAGTTTTACAGAATCGTAGTCAGGCTTTTTTCCGCCTACATAGATTTCTTTTTTGAGCGGAATCTGTCGCACAGTCTTATCTTTAGTTGCCATTAAAATGTCTTTTGTAACATTTGCACCGTTTACGACGATGTGATTAGAAGTCTTTGCTACTGTTGTTTCACAGATTACTTCGTATTTCCCATCTCTAAGTTTTGCCTCATAGATTCCGTTTGCTATTGCACCGTTATATGTGTAGCCATCTTCAATATTTTTAAAAGAAATTGAAGAAGGTATTTCGCTTACATTCCCAAAGAATTTTCCATTTATGTCGTATACTTTTTTTGATTGAACATTTATGTTTTTTGTAAAGGCTTGTGTTCCCTCAAATGCGATTTCGCCACTGATTTGGTAGTCGTTTGCACCGCTCAACGAAGTGCTGTACAAAACGGCAGGTTCAAGTTCTGCTTTAAAAGAAACTTCGTCGTCTGTAAAAATCACATCTGCTTCAATATTTTGATACATAGAATTTTCCGGCGGTGCAAATACGATTTTTACAGGATTTGAAGGTTTAAAATCTTTTGCAAAGCCCAAAACTTTTCCGTCGGCTACAAAGGTTTTCATCTGCGCTACAGAAAGGTTTTTGTTAAAAGTTAAAGGATTTTCTTTTTCTATAGAAAATTGTTTAGTGTCGCTAGAAATTCCAAAGCCTTTTACACCCTGAAGTATTGCGGTAAAAGAAAAACCTGCTGGCAGAGTTACTGTATATGAAGAGCCAGAAATTTTTGCAGAAATTTCCTGTTTTGTCTGTCCAACCAGAAATTTAAGTTCGCCCTTTGAATTAAGACCTGCAATGTTGCCGCTCACTTTTACAGCAGGCGTTCGGCTTACGCGGTAGTAGACAGGTTTTGCAGAAGTTGCTTCTGTGTATATTTTGTATGAACCGCTAGTTGTTGCTATGTAAGAAAATCTCTTTGCAATTGCGTTTAACCATGCAGATTCATCTTGCGCACCAGTTTTTTCTCCGTTTTCGTTTACCGAAGCAAAGTGAATTAAATCTTCGCTTGAATTAGAAGCGCGTGCATAAAAAGTTACAACATCGCCAGCGTTTACATTTTTTAAAAGAATGTATCGTCGTTGCTCCCCAGCTTTTCC
This window harbors:
- a CDS encoding D-alanyl-D-alanine carboxypeptidase family protein, whose translation is MKNQLPQKIKNLNPSQKKVVAISSVVALFCILFLSFFLWSSTYLNPKNVKPLSLEQSATLTSFLNRTYSEQRGQGLKPLPYPTVEAKMNLASGSAILIDTSNGCILFEKNADQIIPPASITKLFVMYIAFKEIEAGNLSLDELVEPPEISWAVNLPRDSSLMFLGQGQKVSVNELLKGLAVASGNDAALALAYRISGNTKDFIKRMNYEAKALGLEKTHFEEPSGYSENNLTTARELAEFCRIYINRYPQSLKDFHSLNEISYPLQKNLPSWQTEKGDSLAITQKNTNPLLNRLKGCDGLKTGFIYESGYNLALTASREETRFLSVTMRGPGTNSIEGNFYRVQDGTKLMEWAFSSFADYFPQKNTAQTYTVACLGSKEKFINLLPAWNNSITVPHIKAQTVQEDAASIVAQVQIPKYIDKDVQVGQVFGQISYKLGDTVLETVPLVADRSVTKANALKKLLGKLVALRF
- a CDS encoding pectinesterase family protein: MKKVFTLAAKIFALLAVMSVSAQQRKADIWDFGGVEDSGANNHIKIADIDNLDSLAADGKFSAGEYVFGDLTLKAENNDRAYYNGAKNYGSQGYATAKFEDGYISDGMYYCNGKAGEQRRYILLKNVNAGDVVTFYARASNSSEDLIHFASVNENGEKTGAQDESAWLNAIAKRFSYIATTSGSYKIYTEATSAKPVYYRVSRTPAVKVSGNIAGLNSKGELKFLVGQTKQEISAKISGSSYTVTLPAGFSFTAILQGVKGFGISSDTKQFSIEKENPLTFNKNLSVAQMKTFVADGKVLGFAKDFKPSNPVKIVFAPPENSMYQNIEADVIFTDDEVSFKAELEPAVLYSTSLSGANDYQISGEIAFEGTQAFTKNINVQSKKVYDINGKFFGNVSEIPSSISFKNIEDGYTYNGAIANGIYEAKLRDGKYEVICETTVAKTSNHIVVNGANVTKDILMATKDKTVRQIPLKKEIYVGGKKPDYDSVKLALQAAHAMAPKSEADRITIIIAPGVYRAQLIIDTPYITLKNANPNKEVKLTWYYGIGYSYYSADLSGYYDEERAYDKFDKKSVARWGVATYIKKDALYFRAEGITFETSFNKYVTAEELQDGVECDGATINFKRKLNSDVQSKKATERSAAICVEADRSEFLKCKFLGSQDTLYTGAGIRGYFKNCYIEGNTDFIFGDGDVVFENSEICIAGYSDSKNGGYITAARTANLKGYLFYNCTVSADTNNMQAPCVFGRPWGANASVAFVNTILGYDGIISPAGWTEMSGNKAENANFFEYNTMWNSKTVDTSNRNGGKLIADSSAYSPKNYFADWTPVYYSEPKGGEVKIKKASFTTDDDINTPYPGHTITLHYEYLGKDDDVSLIQWYRTKDKNETLVKQSTGYANKTYLISKEDSGFYIKAVISPMSRGGATAKPIIVSLDKKINEGYSIPSKATSIRPRAEGKVNVFLASDSTCKDYSALGMWSAGQTRNEGGWGEFLQCFFNGAVSVQNYANGGRSSRNFINEGSLEKIRQQISKGDFLFIQFGHNDSSNGSGYLEDRYVPLGEPNKEGIYPISEGKKVRTPDSYVDRYGTTFYSYNSGGTYKWYLMQYVNVALEAGATPVLVTPVSRMYFDGKGKITPHHDSKETSTKTQISHKNAYVEAVRQLAKEKKILLIDGFEITKALYEKAYADCGSNKEARELMFAGDSTHNNKLGGFIVAGEFAKEIKKNIPGLAASIVPPKNAMGENNDGKLMFTVDQNGKMQCYDKYWASYEQKVIDSLAK